DNA from Planctomycetota bacterium:
GAGTAACGCCATCGTGCTGCGCGGCTTGGACATGCTCGAAAACATGGAGCACCGCGGGGCGTGCGGATGTGAGCCGAACACCGGCGACGGGGCCGGGATCATGGTGGCGACGCCGGACAAGTTTTTCCGCCGCAAGGCCGGCGAGCTCGGCTTCAAACTTCCGCAGCCGGGGCAGTACGCCGTCTCGATGATGTTCCTCCCGCTCGACATGGTGCAGCGGCGAAACATCGAAAAGCTCTTCACCGACATCTGCCGGCAGTACGACATGTCGGTCATCGGCTGGCGTGACGTGCCGACCAACAACGTCCACATCGGCCCCAGCGCCAAGGCCGCCGAGCCACGCATTCGCCAGGCATTCGTCGCGGCCAACGATCGCTTCTACAACAAGAAGGACTTCAACCGCCGGCTCTACCTGGTCCGCCAGCAGGTCGAGAACAAGGTCGAGTTCGGCAGCGAGTGGCCGGAGACGACCAAGAAGGCGTTCTACATCTGCCTGCTCAGCTCCAACCGCATGGTCTACAAGGGCATGCTCACGGCCAACCAGCTGCGGGCCTACTACCCGGACCTCAACGACCCGGAGTTCGTCAGCCCGTTTGCCGTGGTCCACTCGCGTTTCTCGACGAACACGTTCCCGTCGTGGCGGCTGGCCCAGCCGTTCCGTTATGTGGCCCACAACGGCGAGATCAACACGATCCGCGGCAACAAGAACTGGATGGCCTCACGCTACGGCACCCTCCAGTCCGACAAGTTCGGCGACGAGCTCGACAAGCTCTTCCCGATCGTCTCCGAGACCGTCTCCGACTCGGCGACCCTCGACAACGCGCTGCAATTCCTCAGCGTCAACGGCGGTCGAAGCCTCGCCCAGTGCGTGCTGATGATGGTGCCCGAGGCGTGGCAGAACCACCAGCACATGGACGCCGACCTCAAGGCGTTTTACGAGTACCACGCGATGCAGATGGAGCCGTGGGACGGCCCGGCCGGCATCGCGTTCTGCAACGGCGAACAGATCGGTGCCGTCCTCGACCGCAACGGCCTCAGACCGGCGCGTTACTACATCACGCATGACGACGTGCTGATCATGGGCTCTGAGGCCGGGGCGATTTCCGTCGAGCCGGAGAACGTGCGGCGCAAGTGGCGCCTCCAGCCAGGCCGCATGCTGTTGTGCGACTTCACCGAAGAGAAACGCATCATCGACGACGAGGAGGTCAAGCACCAACTTGTCGAGAAGCGCCCGTGGCGCAACTGGGTCGACGAGCACATGCTCGAACTCGACAGCCTTGGCGAGGCTCAGCGCGAGCCGGTCGAGGAACGGTCGTTGCTGCACCAGCAACACGCCTTCGGCTACACCAACGAAGACCTGCGGATGCTCATGTATCCGATGGCCGCGACCGGGGCGGAAGCCGTCGGCTCGATGGGCGCGGATACGCCGTTGGCATGTCTGTCGGACAAGCCGCAGTTGCTGTTCAACTACTTCAAGCAGCTGTTCGCGCAGGTGACCAACCCGCCGCTGGACGCGATCCGCGAGGAGCTGGTGACGTCGTTGTTCACCTGGATCGGCCGGGAGCGAAACCTCCTCGACGAGACGCCGAAACACGCCCGATTGGTGAAGCTACCGACGCCGATCTTGCGGGACGAGGAACTTGCCAAGCTCGCCGCCCTCGATCAGCCCGGCTTCAAGGCGACGACGATTTCGATGCTCTACGACTTCCACGAGAAGTCGCTGGAGCAGGCCGTTGATGACCTCTGCCGCCAGGCCGCCGATGCGGTCGAGGACGGCACGACGATTCTGATTCTCTCGGATCGCGGCGTCGGTCCGCAGCACGCCGCGATCCCATCGATGCTCGCGACGGCCGCCGTACATCACCACCTCATCCGGTGCGGCACGCGCACCCAGGCCGGCCTGATCATCGAGACCGGCGAGGCACGTGAGGGGCACCATTTCTGCTGCCTGCTCGGCTACGGGGCGGGCGCGATCAACCCATACCTCGCGCTGGCCACCATCCGTGACCTGCACGCCGAGAACCTTCTGCCGGCCGAGATGTCGGTGAACCGTGCCGAGAAGAACTACGTCAAGGCCGCCGGCAAGGCGATCCTCAAGGTCGCGTCCAAAATGGGCATTAGCACCGTCCAGTCCTACCGCGGCGCGCAGATCTTCGAAGCCATCGGCATCGGGCCGGACGTGATCAGCAAGTACTTCACCGGCACCGCCAGCCGCATCGGCGGCGTCGACCTCGCGACGATCGCCGACGAATCCCTCGCCCGACATCGCCGCGCGTTCCCGCCGATCGAAGTGGAGAAAGCCGAAGTCCTCGACGCCGGCGGCTTCTACCAGTGGCGGCGTGACGGTGAGTACCACGCATGGAACCCATCGTCCGTGTCGACCCTTCAAAAGGCCGTTCGGCTCGAAAGTCAGAAGGCGTTCGGCAAGTTCTCCAAGATCATCAACGACGAATCCAAACGCCGGGCGACCCTTCGCGGCCTGATGGAGTTCACGCCGGCCAACGGGCTGATCGACATCGACGAAGTTGAGCCGGCCAAGGAGATCGTCAAGCGGTTCGTTACCGGCGCGATGAGCCTCGGCTCCATCTCGACCGAGGCCCACGAAACGCTCGCCAAGGCGATGAACCACCTCGGCGGGAAGTCCAACTCCGGCGAGGGCGGCGAAG
Protein-coding regions in this window:
- a CDS encoding glutamate synthase central domain-containing protein → MLDYPRPEGLYLPQCERDNCGFGFLCHMKGEASNAIVLRGLDMLENMEHRGACGCEPNTGDGAGIMVATPDKFFRRKAGELGFKLPQPGQYAVSMMFLPLDMVQRRNIEKLFTDICRQYDMSVIGWRDVPTNNVHIGPSAKAAEPRIRQAFVAANDRFYNKKDFNRRLYLVRQQVENKVEFGSEWPETTKKAFYICLLSSNRMVYKGMLTANQLRAYYPDLNDPEFVSPFAVVHSRFSTNTFPSWRLAQPFRYVAHNGEINTIRGNKNWMASRYGTLQSDKFGDELDKLFPIVSETVSDSATLDNALQFLSVNGGRSLAQCVLMMVPEAWQNHQHMDADLKAFYEYHAMQMEPWDGPAGIAFCNGEQIGAVLDRNGLRPARYYITHDDVLIMGSEAGAISVEPENVRRKWRLQPGRMLLCDFTEEKRIIDDEEVKHQLVEKRPWRNWVDEHMLELDSLGEAQREPVEERSLLHQQHAFGYTNEDLRMLMYPMAATGAEAVGSMGADTPLACLSDKPQLLFNYFKQLFAQVTNPPLDAIREELVTSLFTWIGRERNLLDETPKHARLVKLPTPILRDEELAKLAALDQPGFKATTISMLYDFHEKSLEQAVDDLCRQAADAVEDGTTILILSDRGVGPQHAAIPSMLATAAVHHHLIRCGTRTQAGLIIETGEAREGHHFCCLLGYGAGAINPYLALATIRDLHAENLLPAEMSVNRAEKNYVKAAGKAILKVASKMGISTVQSYRGAQIFEAIGIGPDVISKYFTGTASRIGGVDLATIADESLARHRRAFPPIEVEKAEVLDAGGFYQWRRDGEYHAWNPSSVSTLQKAVRLESQKAFGKFSKIINDESKRRATLRGLMEFTPANGLIDIDEVEPAKEIVKRFVTGAMSLGSISTEAHETLAKAMNHLGGKSNSGEGGEDPDRFNRLDAKPLKLGTDNPRRSAIKQVASGRFGVT